A genomic segment from Sparus aurata chromosome 10, fSpaAur1.1, whole genome shotgun sequence encodes:
- the LOC115589210 gene encoding E3 ubiquitin/ISG15 ligase TRIM25-like: protein MAQRGNRADDLKFSCSICLDLLKDPVTIPCGHNYCMKCIKDTWGEEDQEKTHSCPQCRRSFTPRPELLKNTMLAELVEELKKTGLQAAPADLCYAGAEDVACDVCTGRKLRAAKSCLQCVASYCEQHLQHHFESAALKKHKLVEPSKKLQENICSRHDEVMKIFCRTDQKCICLVCSMDDHKGHDTVSAATERAEKQKQLAQSRQNVQQRIQEGEKDVKELQQEVETTNRSADEAVEHSEKIFTQLIRLVETRRSDVKQRIRSQQELDVSLAKERQEKLNQEITELKKKDAELEKFSLTEDHTQFLHSYPSLSTLTESTISPRPNIDRLQAFKDVTAAVTAA, encoded by the exons ATGGCGCAGCGAGGAAACCGTGCGGACGATCTCAAATTCAGCTGTTCGATCTGtctggatctactgaaggatccggtgactattccctgtggacacaacTACTGCATGAAGTGTATTAAAGACACGTGGGGTGAAGAGGATCAGGAGAAaacccacagctgccctcagtgcaggaggagcttcacaccgaggcctgagctgctgaaaaacaccatgttggCAGagttagtggaggagctgaagaagactggactccaagctgctcctgctgatctctgctatgctggagctgaagatgtggcctgtgatgtctgcactgggaggaagcTGAGAGCTGCCaagtcctgtctgcagtgtgtggcctcttactgtgagcaacacctgcagcatcacttTGAATCAGCcgctttaaagaaacacaagctggtggagccgtccaagaagctccaggagaacatctgctcccgtcacgatgaggtgatgaagattttCTGCCGCACTGATCAGAAGTGTATCTGCCTCGTCTGCTCAATGGACGaccataaaggccacgacacagtgtcagctgccacagagagggcagagaagcagaagcagctcGCTCAAAGTCGGCAGAAcgtccagcagagaatccaggaaggagagaaagacgTGAAGGAGcttcagcaggaggtggagacgACCAATCGCTCTGCTGAtgaagcagtggagcacagcgagaagatcttcacccagctgatccgtctggTGGAGaccagacgctctgatgtgaagcagcggatcagatcccagcaggaactGGATGTTAGTTTGGCCAAAGAGCGTCAGGAGAAGCTGAaccaggagatcactgagctgaagaagaaagacgctgagctggaGAAGTTCTCGCTCACAGAGGACCACACCCAGTTTCTTCACagctacccctcactgtcaacACTGACTGAGTCTACAATCTCACCCAGACCAAACATCGACCGCCTGCAGGCCTTTAAGGAcgtgacagcagctgtgacagCAGC CTGA
- the LOC115590448 gene encoding histone H3: protein MARTKQTARKSTGGKAPRKQLATKAARKSAPATGGVKKPHRYRPGTVALREIRRYQKSTELLIRKLPFQRLVREIAQDFKTDLRFQSSAVMALQESSEAYLVGLFEDTNLCAIHAKRVTIMPKDIQLARRIRGERA, encoded by the coding sequence ATGGCCAGAACCAAGCAGACCGCCCGTAAATCCACCGGAGGTAAAGCTCCCAGGAAGCAGCTCGCCACCAAGGCTGCCCGTAAGAGCGCCCCGGCCACCGGCGGCGTGAAGAAGCCCCACAGGTACCGACCCGGTACCGTGGCTCTGAGAGAGATCCGCCGCTACCAGAAATCCACCGAGCTGCTGATCCGCAAGCTGCCCTTCCAGCGCCTGGTCCGTGAGATCGCCCAGGACTTCAAGACCGACCTGCGCTTCCAGAGCTCCGCCGTCATGGCGCTGCAGGAGTCCAGCGAGGCTTACCTGGTCGGCCTGTTCGAGGACACCAACCTGTGCGCCATCCACGCCAAGAGGGTCACCATCATGCCCAAAGACATCCAGCTGGCCCGCCGCATCCGCGGAGAGCGCGCTTAG